The following proteins come from a genomic window of Lolium rigidum isolate FL_2022 chromosome 5, APGP_CSIRO_Lrig_0.1, whole genome shotgun sequence:
- the LOC124654747 gene encoding mitochondrial amidoxime reducing component 2-like, giving the protein MEKAASFLSSLLGGGGGDAPAGDPAATVASILIYPIKSCRGVSVPQAPVTSFGFKWDRQWLVVNAKGRACTQRVEPKMALVEVELPPEAFDEDWQPTPDSCLVIRAPGMNPLKVPLAMERATLDDVSLWEWSGSAYDEGTEAAEWFSAYFGKPTRLVRFKEETEIRPTNPDYAQGYKITFTDCFPFLIASQGSLDALNELLKEPVTINRFRPNILVDGCHPYSEDLWKTLKINKLTFEGVKLCDRCKVPTVDPERGTFGTEPTETMLTFRSGEVIRPSHKNKQKVYFGQNLVCKESVSAKGKGRIIKVGDPVYVLQTYPSSNEAPA; this is encoded by the exons ATGGAGAAGGCGGCGTccttcctctcctccctcctcggcggcggcggcggcgatgcacCGGCGGGAGACCCGGCAGCGACGGTGGCGTCGATCCTGATATACCCGATCAAGTCCTGCAGGGGCGTCTCCGTGCCCCAGGCCCCCGTCACCTCCTTCG GGTTCAAGTGGGATCGGCAGTGGCTGGTGGTGAACGCCAAAGGGAGGGCCTGCACGCAGAGGGTGGAGCCCAAGATGGCGCTCGTCGAGGTGGAGCTCCCGCCGGAGGCCTTCGACGAGGACTGGCAGCCAACGCCGGACTCCTGCCtgg TCATAAGAGCGCCAGGGATGAACCCATTAAAGGTCCCTCTTGCCATGGAACGTGCCACGCTTGACGATGTCTCCTTGTGGGAGTGGTCTGGTTCTGCCTATGATGAAGGAACTGAAGCAGCCGAATGGTTCTCCGCGTATTTTGGGAAGCCAACTCGGCTCGTGCGGTTTAAAGAAG AGACCGAAATCAGACCGACTAATCCCGACTACGCTCAAGGATACAAGATCACGTTTACGGATTGTTTCCCATTCCTGATAGCCTCCCAG GGCTCACTGGATGCACTAAACGAGCTTCTTAAAGAACCTGTAACAATCAATCGATTCAGACCAAA TATTTTAGTGGATGGATGCCACCCATACTCAGAGGATCTCTGGAAAACCTTAAAGATAAACAAGCTAACATTTGAAGGTGTGAAGTTGTGCGACCGTTGCAAG GTGCCTACTGTGGATCCAGAGAGAGGAACATTTGGTACTGAACCAACTGAAACTATGCTGACATTCCGGTCTGGTGAAGTGATCCGTCCGAGTCACAAGAACAAACAGAAG GTTTATTTTGGGCAAAATCTGGTCTGCAAGGAATCAGTGTCAGCAAAGGGCAAAGGGAGGATCATCAAGGTCGGTGACCCAgtttatgttctgcagacatacCCTTCTTCGAATGAAGCTCCAGCCTGA